A stretch of Vibrio aphrogenes DNA encodes these proteins:
- a CDS encoding NAD-glutamate dehydrogenase translates to MPMRETITPVLLEKVYQLIQDKLDDGSQSLVQKLAQHLYSNVSQDDLFARNESDLYGAVVSLWQHIVDKDPKDVSVRVFNPTLARQGWQSTHTVVEIVVPDSAFLVDSIKMALNRLGFTSHFMANAPTQIHRNKGQVVSINDDEGEMQSLFHIEIDRVNEKARMDNLKEELIGVLKDTRLVVEDWSAMSNKLEVVINEIESNAKNIPIDAQRMDEGLAFLRWLGAHNFTFMGYKEFNLNPIKGDFELVPASSQAYGLFTKPERVRSYKLSELSESAKEEARKAELLILTKGSTASTIHRPAHTDSVGIKKFDEKGNVVGEHRFIGLYTSAVYNQSVGNIPLIRDKVTRILGSSGYLKGSYSWKVLHNILENYPRDELLQAQESELLEVGMGVVQMQDRDLLRLFVRKDPFGRFYSCMVYVTKERYNTELRHKTQQLFKEYFSSNQPVEFTTFFSESPLARTHYIVRVDNTNQDINVKNIERNLMEASSSWDDRLSQSIINHFGENQGTEIAKQYKTAFPRSYKEDTLAGGTAVADIEQLEALNEENKLGMLFYRPQEIKSDSKAVRLKLYHRDEPIHLSDVMPMLENLGLRVIGESPYEIEKEDGTVYWILDFSMLHRGDQKVDLREARERFQQAFAAIWNGELESDGFNRLILSAGLTGKEVTILRSYARYMRQVSFPFSQQYIEETLSNHYQLAQALVSLFEKRFDPSIKSRNKQEDKLVASIKEQLEKVESLDDDRIIRRYMEMIQATIRTNYYQVDDNGNPKPWLALKLMPRKIPEIPAPVPEFEIFVYAPDVEGVHLRAGKVARGGLRWSDRQEDFRTEILGLVKAQQVKNTVIVPVGAKGGFVCKQQQNLTTRDEIFAEGQRCYKRFIRALLDVSDNIVEGKIVPPNNVVRHDQDDAYLVVAADKGTATFSDIANSVAAEYQFWLGDAFASGGSNGYDHKAMGITAKGGWESVKRHFREMGVNCQTTDFTCVAIGDMAGDVFGNGMLLSKHTRLQAAFNHLHIFIDPNPDAAKSWIERERLFNLPRSSWEDYDPKLISAGGGVFSRRAKSISLTPEIQKMLGTQKQSVTPTELIKLLLKMKVDLLWNGGIGTYVKASSESHTDVGDRANDSLRIDGCDLRAKVVGEGGNLGMTQRGRIEYALSGGRVNTDFVDNVGGVDCSDNEVNIKIFLNTLVSNGDLTLKQRNELLDSMEEEISEIVLEDAYCQAESISVSEYQGTAQVKEQIRFIHSLEKMGKLDRALEYIPDDETLLEREKHGQGLTRPELSVLIAYSKMVLKEQLACDDVANDAYNAHLLVKYFPSKLRCHYEDKMPIHPLSQEIIATSLANQMVNEMGGNFVSRLQDETGSTVIDITKAYVAARVIFDAETLFEHIRALDNVATAEVQYELMMCVRRLLRRSSRWLLRNRMVKRNITDIIEYFQSDINHIKQHVDHYLVESEVKEHNQLAQAWIKQGVDKPLANTIARLTSLYSALDISAVAAESKMTIEHTATLYFTLGDKLSLHWFLNQINNQPIDNHWQALARATFREDLDWQQRQLTLQVLNCSSQEADVSNVVSILEEWIATNQVSIDRWESILNEFKVGNAHEFAKFSVALRELMLLNLNCAANQ, encoded by the coding sequence ATGCCAATGAGAGAAACCATTACCCCTGTTTTGCTTGAAAAGGTCTATCAATTAATCCAAGACAAGCTGGATGACGGTTCACAGTCTTTAGTTCAAAAGCTTGCTCAACATTTATACAGCAACGTCTCTCAAGATGATTTATTTGCAAGGAATGAGTCTGATCTTTACGGTGCTGTGGTGAGTTTATGGCAGCATATCGTAGACAAAGACCCTAAAGATGTTTCCGTTCGAGTCTTCAACCCAACATTGGCACGTCAAGGATGGCAGTCAACTCATACCGTTGTAGAAATTGTGGTGCCGGATTCGGCTTTCTTAGTCGACTCAATAAAGATGGCACTGAATCGTTTAGGCTTTACCAGTCATTTTATGGCGAATGCTCCCACACAGATACACAGAAATAAAGGGCAGGTCGTGTCAATAAATGATGATGAAGGGGAGATGCAATCACTTTTTCATATTGAAATTGATCGAGTCAATGAAAAAGCTCGCATGGATAACTTAAAAGAAGAGCTTATTGGTGTTCTTAAAGATACCAGGTTAGTGGTAGAAGATTGGTCTGCAATGTCTAATAAGTTAGAGGTTGTTATTAATGAGATTGAAAGTAACGCGAAAAATATTCCAATTGATGCACAACGTATGGATGAAGGGTTAGCATTTTTACGTTGGCTAGGTGCGCATAACTTTACTTTCATGGGATACAAAGAGTTTAACTTAAACCCAATAAAAGGGGACTTTGAACTGGTTCCTGCGTCATCACAAGCTTATGGCTTATTTACTAAACCTGAGCGAGTTCGTAGTTATAAATTATCGGAACTGAGTGAATCAGCAAAAGAAGAAGCTAGAAAAGCAGAATTATTAATCTTAACAAAAGGCAGTACAGCCTCTACGATTCACCGTCCAGCGCATACCGATTCAGTTGGTATCAAAAAATTCGATGAAAAAGGCAATGTAGTCGGTGAACACCGCTTTATTGGGCTTTATACCTCGGCCGTGTATAACCAAAGTGTCGGTAATATTCCATTGATCCGCGATAAAGTAACACGGATCTTGGGATCGAGCGGTTACTTAAAGGGATCGTATTCATGGAAAGTCTTGCACAATATTTTAGAAAACTACCCAAGAGATGAACTACTGCAAGCGCAAGAATCAGAACTACTTGAAGTGGGTATGGGCGTTGTGCAAATGCAAGATCGAGATTTATTAAGATTATTTGTGCGTAAAGATCCTTTTGGTCGTTTCTATAGCTGCATGGTGTATGTCACTAAAGAGCGTTACAACACCGAATTACGCCACAAAACTCAGCAACTATTTAAAGAGTATTTCAGCAGTAATCAGCCTGTTGAATTTACGACTTTTTTCTCAGAAAGCCCGTTAGCTCGCACCCATTACATTGTCAGAGTGGACAATACGAACCAAGATATTAACGTCAAGAATATCGAGAGGAATTTAATGGAAGCATCTTCAAGTTGGGATGATCGCCTTTCTCAATCCATCATCAATCATTTCGGGGAAAACCAAGGCACCGAAATAGCCAAGCAATATAAAACCGCTTTCCCACGTTCTTATAAAGAAGATACCTTAGCGGGGGGAACCGCGGTTGCTGACATTGAGCAACTTGAGGCGCTTAATGAAGAGAATAAACTTGGAATGTTGTTTTACCGACCTCAAGAAATCAAAAGCGATTCAAAAGCTGTGCGTTTAAAACTGTATCACCGTGATGAGCCGATCCATCTTTCTGACGTAATGCCGATGTTGGAAAACTTAGGCCTAAGGGTGATCGGAGAATCGCCTTATGAGATCGAAAAAGAGGATGGTACCGTATATTGGATCTTAGATTTCTCTATGCTGCATCGCGGCGATCAAAAAGTGGATCTTCGTGAGGCTCGTGAGCGATTCCAACAAGCCTTTGCGGCCATTTGGAATGGGGAATTAGAAAGCGATGGCTTTAACCGTTTGATCTTGTCAGCAGGTTTGACTGGTAAAGAAGTGACTATTCTAAGAAGTTATGCCCGTTATATGCGTCAAGTAAGCTTTCCATTTAGCCAGCAATATATTGAAGAGACGCTTTCCAATCATTATCAATTAGCACAAGCATTAGTTTCTTTATTTGAAAAACGCTTTGATCCAAGCATTAAATCGCGAAATAAACAGGAAGATAAGCTGGTCGCTTCAATCAAAGAGCAGCTTGAAAAAGTAGAAAGCTTGGATGATGACCGCATTATTCGTCGTTATATGGAAATGATTCAAGCTACGATTAGAACGAACTATTACCAAGTTGATGACAATGGAAATCCTAAACCTTGGTTAGCCTTGAAGTTAATGCCAAGAAAAATACCCGAAATTCCGGCTCCAGTACCTGAGTTTGAAATATTTGTCTATGCGCCTGATGTCGAAGGGGTACATTTACGCGCAGGTAAAGTCGCACGTGGTGGTTTACGTTGGTCAGACCGTCAAGAAGATTTCCGCACTGAAATATTAGGCTTAGTTAAAGCACAGCAAGTGAAAAACACCGTCATTGTACCGGTTGGCGCAAAAGGTGGCTTTGTCTGTAAACAGCAGCAAAACTTGACGACTCGTGATGAAATTTTTGCTGAAGGTCAACGTTGTTATAAACGCTTTATTCGTGCTTTGTTGGATGTATCCGATAACATTGTCGAAGGAAAGATTGTGCCGCCGAACAATGTAGTCAGACACGATCAAGATGATGCTTACTTGGTGGTTGCCGCCGATAAAGGGACCGCGACTTTCTCTGATATTGCCAATTCAGTCGCGGCTGAATATCAGTTTTGGTTAGGAGATGCCTTTGCTTCTGGTGGCTCGAATGGCTATGACCATAAAGCGATGGGGATTACCGCAAAAGGGGGTTGGGAATCAGTAAAACGTCATTTTCGTGAAATGGGCGTGAATTGCCAAACAACGGATTTCACCTGTGTGGCAATTGGTGATATGGCTGGCGATGTATTTGGGAACGGTATGCTGTTATCGAAACATACTCGCCTACAAGCAGCCTTTAATCATTTGCATATTTTTATTGATCCAAACCCTGACGCGGCTAAGAGTTGGATCGAACGTGAACGATTATTTAACTTACCAAGATCAAGCTGGGAGGATTACGATCCTAAGTTGATCTCAGCGGGTGGCGGCGTATTTTCTCGTCGTGCAAAATCGATCTCATTAACCCCTGAAATTCAAAAAATGTTAGGAACGCAAAAGCAATCGGTCACGCCAACAGAATTGATCAAACTATTGCTGAAAATGAAAGTGGACCTGCTATGGAATGGTGGCATTGGTACTTATGTTAAAGCATCGAGTGAAAGTCATACCGATGTAGGTGATAGGGCTAATGACAGCCTACGTATCGATGGCTGTGATTTGAGAGCGAAAGTTGTTGGAGAAGGTGGCAACTTAGGTATGACTCAAAGAGGCCGTATTGAGTATGCTCTGTCTGGTGGCCGCGTTAATACAGACTTTGTTGATAATGTTGGTGGGGTGGATTGTTCTGATAATGAAGTCAATATTAAGATCTTCTTAAATACGTTGGTGAGTAATGGTGATCTCACTCTCAAGCAGCGTAATGAACTACTCGATAGCATGGAAGAAGAAATCTCTGAGATAGTGTTAGAGGATGCTTATTGTCAGGCTGAGTCAATATCAGTGAGTGAGTATCAAGGAACGGCTCAAGTCAAAGAACAGATTCGATTTATTCATAGTTTAGAAAAAATGGGCAAGTTAGATCGAGCCTTAGAGTACATTCCAGATGATGAAACCTTATTAGAAAGGGAGAAGCATGGTCAAGGGTTAACTCGACCTGAACTATCGGTTTTGATTGCGTATTCAAAAATGGTGCTTAAAGAGCAATTGGCTTGTGATGACGTTGCAAATGATGCTTATAATGCCCATTTATTAGTCAAATACTTCCCTTCAAAGTTACGCTGTCACTATGAAGATAAGATGCCGATTCACCCATTGAGTCAAGAGATTATTGCGACGTCTTTGGCAAATCAAATGGTGAATGAGATGGGGGGCAACTTTGTTTCTCGCCTGCAAGATGAAACAGGTTCAACAGTGATCGATATTACGAAGGCTTATGTTGCGGCACGAGTTATTTTCGATGCTGAGACATTGTTTGAACACATTCGTGCCTTGGATAATGTTGCAACAGCTGAAGTGCAATATGAATTAATGATGTGTGTTCGACGCTTACTTCGTCGTTCTTCACGTTGGTTGCTCAGAAATCGTATGGTTAAGCGCAATATCACCGACATTATTGAGTATTTCCAATCGGATATAAATCATATTAAGCAGCATGTAGATCATTATTTAGTTGAATCTGAAGTAAAAGAGCATAATCAACTTGCACAAGCTTGGATTAAGCAAGGGGTAGATAAGCCGCTCGCCAATACGATTGCAAGATTAACGAGCTTGTATTCGGCGCTAGATATATCGGCAGTGGCAGCTGAATCTAAGATGACGATTGAACACACCGCCACTTTATACTTTACGTTAGGGGATAAACTGTCCTTACATTGGTTCTTAAATCAAATTAATAACCAGCCGATTGATAATCATTGGCAAGCGCTGGCCAGAGCGACATTCCGTGAAGATCTGGATTGGCAGCAACGTCAGCTTACCTTGCAAGTCTTAAATTGTTCATCACAAGAAGCAGACGTTTCTAATGTGGTTTCGATACTTGAGGAATGGATCGCAACCAATCAAGTATCGATTGATCGTTGGGAAAGTATTCTCAATGAGTTTAAAGTCGGAAATGCGCATGAGTTTGCTAAATTCTCTGTTGCATTACGTGAACTGATGTTGCTGAATTTAAATTGTGCAGCAAATCAGTGA
- the pyrD gene encoding quinone-dependent dihydroorotate dehydrogenase produces the protein MLYRIARAGLFKLSAETAHEMAIKNLKRFNGTPLDLFFRQNLPIRSVEVMGLTFKNPVGLAAGMDKNGECIDAFGAMGFGFLEIGTVTPRPQPGNEKPRCFRIVEAEGIINRMGFNNEGVDELIENVKKSSFDGILGINIGKNKDTPIEKGTEDYLICMEKVYPYAGYIAANISSPNTPGLRTLQYGEALDELLSALKSKQAELTKQYDKYVPLALKIAPDLTDEELKQICDSLKQYKIDAVIATNTTLDRTLVDGMKNSSEAGGLSGRPVQSRSTEVIRQLYKELGEEVPIIGVGGIDSYIAAKEKMLAGAKLVQVFSGFIYKGPSLVKEIVKNI, from the coding sequence ATGCTTTATCGTATAGCCAGAGCTGGCTTGTTTAAATTGAGTGCTGAAACGGCACATGAAATGGCAATTAAAAATTTAAAAAGATTCAATGGCACACCTTTAGACTTATTCTTTCGTCAAAATTTACCCATTCGCTCTGTTGAAGTGATGGGGTTAACCTTTAAAAACCCTGTTGGCTTAGCCGCTGGAATGGATAAAAATGGCGAATGCATTGATGCGTTTGGTGCAATGGGATTTGGCTTTCTAGAAATTGGCACAGTAACACCTCGTCCGCAACCGGGTAATGAGAAGCCGCGTTGTTTCCGTATTGTTGAAGCGGAAGGGATCATCAACCGCATGGGATTCAACAATGAAGGTGTTGATGAACTGATTGAAAATGTTAAGAAATCAAGCTTTGATGGCATCCTAGGTATTAATATTGGTAAAAACAAAGATACGCCAATTGAAAAGGGTACTGAAGATTATTTGATCTGTATGGAAAAAGTTTATCCTTATGCAGGTTACATTGCCGCAAATATATCTTCTCCAAATACCCCAGGGCTGAGAACACTACAATATGGTGAAGCTTTAGATGAGCTATTATCGGCATTAAAAAGCAAACAAGCCGAATTAACCAAACAATATGATAAGTACGTTCCATTGGCGCTTAAAATTGCTCCGGATCTGACGGATGAAGAATTGAAGCAAATTTGTGACTCGTTAAAGCAATATAAGATCGATGCTGTGATTGCGACCAATACTACATTAGATCGTACTTTGGTCGATGGGATGAAGAACTCATCGGAAGCGGGGGGATTAAGTGGTCGCCCAGTGCAATCAAGAAGTACCGAAGTGATCCGCCAGCTTTATAAAGAACTAGGCGAAGAAGTGCCAATCATTGGGGTAGGTGGTATTGACTCTTATATTGCCGCCAAAGAAAAAATGTTAGCGGGTGCGAAACTGGTACAAGTCTTTTCTGGTTTCATATACAAAGGCCCAAGCTTAGTAAAAGAAATAGTAAAAAACATTTAG
- a CDS encoding cell division protein ZapC, with translation MLKPSDTWRWYYNETNKSLMLELGRDMVFSVNISQKLLINSAFQDNEFSVDDASSYHKFRQQVEGLPLSEPRKAELALNSVAARRFHKPVQPKSWFFSSQGGDFTPEEGEIVHLRNCYSEGHFMVVEVGEAASICVSVSLRDFSLTETKVLKFGEPIKVMHDRFAKANLHTNFETYAMVG, from the coding sequence ATGCTTAAACCGAGTGATACATGGAGATGGTATTACAATGAGACCAACAAGTCCCTTATGCTGGAGCTTGGGCGGGACATGGTTTTCAGCGTAAATATTTCTCAAAAACTGCTTATTAACAGTGCATTTCAAGATAATGAGTTTTCTGTTGATGACGCATCGAGCTACCATAAATTTCGTCAACAAGTTGAGGGCTTACCCTTATCAGAACCAAGAAAAGCCGAACTGGCCTTAAACAGCGTAGCGGCAAGACGCTTTCATAAGCCTGTACAGCCTAAAAGCTGGTTCTTTTCGTCTCAGGGAGGGGATTTCACTCCTGAAGAAGGCGAGATTGTCCACCTAAGAAATTGCTACTCAGAAGGGCATTTTATGGTGGTTGAAGTTGGTGAAGCTGCGAGTATTTGTGTCTCTGTTTCTTTGCGAGATTTCAGTCTTACAGAGACAAAAGTACTTAAATTTGGTGAGCCAATTAAAGTGATGCATGACAGATTCGCTAAAGCAAACCTACACACCAACTTTGAAACTTATGCCATGGTTGGATAA